The following coding sequences lie in one Drosophila bipectinata strain 14024-0381.07 chromosome XR, DbipHiC1v2, whole genome shotgun sequence genomic window:
- the LOC108123787 gene encoding uncharacterized protein: MSRSLIPVLVLLVGLSCLVEARFLPDKPHRTYVRRRPSPTDPDVEIIEVRKVYYERRPRKKVILPLDEDELDWRIRCDFDPSLAECRGVAPSTSSRPPKTTTTTTTTTTSRPTTTSTTTTTPRPTTTTTTLAPYDEDSWDCDSDPTQEKCAPSVHEEEEEEEKDDDEEPTPIPEDEDYVELDADDLPEDEVPEDDVPADDDTNPESGGGSIDINDEMNGGSIGENDQSAFEKFSFNTGDDM, from the exons ATGAGCAGATCCCTAATCCCGGTTCTCGTCCTGCTCGTGGGGCTTTCCTGCCTGGTGGAGGCCCGCTTTCTGCCAGACAAGCCCCACAGGACCTACGTGCGTCGCCGACCCTCGCCCACGGACCCCGACGTGGAGATCATCGAAGTGCGAAAGGTCTACTACGAGCGGCGCCCCCGAAAGAAGGTGATTCTTCCGCTGGACGAGGACGAGCTCGATTGGCGCATTCGATGCGACTTCGATCCAAGTCTCGCGGAGTGTCGAGGAGTAGCTCCTAGCACCTCCTCCAGACCacccaaaacaacaacaacaacaaccacaactaCTACTTCACGACCTACTACGACTTCAACCACAACTACTACTCCACGACCTACTACGACTACCACCACTCTGGCTCCTTACGATGAGGATTCCTGGGACTGCGACTCTGATCCCACTCAGGAGAAAT GTGCCCCCTCCGTtcacgaggaggaggaggaagaggagaAGGATGACGATGAGGAACCCACTCCCATTCCCGAAGACGAGGACTACGTAGAACTCGACGCTGATGACTTGCCCGAGGACGAAGTGCCCGAGGACGACGTGCCCGCGGACGACGACACAAACCCGGAGAGCGGCGGGGGATCGATCGACATAAACGATGAGATGAACGGCGGATCGATCGGCGAAAACGACCAGAGTGCCTTTG